The following proteins are encoded in a genomic region of Salinicoccus sp. RF5:
- the hutI gene encoding imidazolonepropionase encodes MNDIIIRNIKSLILPKKSDGPLKGREMDELEIVDQAMIVIKDGAIVYRGKENDEHEASEIIDAGGMIASPALVDPHTHVVHGGSREHEMALKRQGVDYLKILEQGGGILNTVEQTRKATHQELLDKASKNITRMIQHGVLTVESKSGYGLDRENELKQLEVSREISKKFPITMRHTFLGPHAIPKGADGEAFLDEMIDLLDEAKDYADFADIFCETGVFTIEQSRRYMEAANEKGMRVKIHADEIDPLGGLELAIEQGAISADHLVAASDAGKSMLQDSGTVAVLLPGTTFYLGKDQYADARGMIEQGGAVSLATDYNPGSCVTDNLQMIMAIASLKLKMTPNEIWNAVTVNAAHAIDAESGTLEAGDRADIVLWDAPNHEYIPYHYGVNHAHTVIAEGRVVYERPGLTL; translated from the coding sequence ATGAACGATATCATCATCAGAAACATCAAGTCACTCATCCTGCCGAAGAAAAGCGATGGGCCACTCAAAGGCAGGGAGATGGATGAACTGGAAATCGTCGATCAGGCGATGATCGTCATCAAGGATGGCGCGATCGTCTACAGAGGAAAAGAAAATGATGAGCATGAGGCATCGGAGATCATCGATGCCGGTGGCATGATCGCCTCCCCTGCCCTCGTCGACCCGCATACACATGTGGTGCACGGCGGGTCACGGGAACATGAAATGGCGCTCAAGCGCCAGGGTGTCGACTATCTGAAGATCCTTGAACAGGGCGGTGGCATACTGAATACCGTAGAGCAGACGCGGAAAGCGACACATCAGGAGCTGCTGGACAAGGCATCCAAGAACATCACACGCATGATCCAGCATGGTGTACTCACTGTCGAAAGCAAGAGCGGCTACGGACTGGACCGTGAAAACGAATTGAAGCAGCTTGAAGTTTCCCGGGAAATATCCAAGAAATTCCCCATTACAATGCGCCACACCTTCCTGGGACCGCATGCGATTCCGAAAGGTGCTGATGGGGAAGCATTCCTGGATGAGATGATCGATCTGCTGGACGAGGCGAAGGATTATGCCGATTTTGCGGACATCTTCTGCGAGACGGGCGTCTTTACGATCGAGCAGTCGAGGAGGTATATGGAAGCCGCGAATGAGAAAGGGATGCGGGTCAAGATCCATGCGGACGAGATCGATCCGCTCGGCGGCCTCGAGCTGGCCATAGAGCAGGGTGCCATCAGTGCAGACCACCTTGTCGCCGCAAGCGATGCTGGAAAAAGCATGCTTCAGGACAGTGGCACGGTAGCGGTATTGCTGCCGGGCACGACCTTCTACCTTGGAAAGGACCAGTATGCCGATGCCCGAGGCATGATTGAACAGGGCGGCGCTGTAAGCCTGGCGACCGACTACAACCCGGGCAGCTGTGTGACGGACAACCTCCAGATGATCATGGCGATCGCGAGCCTGAAGTTGAAGATGACACCGAACGAAATCTGGAACGCCGTGACGGTGAATGCGGCCCACGCCATCGATGCAGAGTCTGGCACACTGGAGGCGGGTGACCGCGCGGACATAGTACTTTGGGATGCGCCGAACCATGAATACATCCCCTACCACTATGGCGTCAACCACGCACATACGGTAATCGCTGAAGGCAGGGTCGTATATGAACGTCCGGGCCTCACCCTATAG
- the serS gene encoding serine--tRNA ligase, translated as MLDIKLIRNEVEKVKEKTQKRGVDPAIIDEILELDESRRKLIQDTEELKKERNRVSEEIAQKKRNKENADEAIQAMRQVGEDIKDIDARLNAVKTDFEDRMSRVPNLIHDDVPEGADDTENVEIRRTGDPRQFDFEPKAHWDILEDLELADFERAAKVSGARFVYHTGDGARLERALMNFMLDVHNKNGYREMMTPQIVRAEAMYSTGQLPKFEEDLFKIDGMEMYTIPTSEVTLTNFYKDETLEDAQLPVKFTAQTACFRSEAGSAGRDTRGLIRLHQFNKVEMVRVERPEDSWEALEEMTTHAENILNLLEIPHRTVLLCTGDIGFGSSKTYDVEVWLPSYDDYKEISSVSNMTDFQARRGNIKFKREKGAKPEFLHTLNGSGLAVGRTMAALLENYQNADGSVTIPEVLRPYMSGQEKLEAL; from the coding sequence ATGCTGGATATCAAACTGATTCGCAATGAGGTTGAGAAGGTAAAGGAAAAGACGCAGAAGCGTGGGGTGGATCCTGCAATAATAGATGAGATACTGGAGCTCGATGAGTCCAGGAGAAAGCTGATCCAGGATACTGAGGAGCTCAAGAAGGAGCGCAACAGGGTTTCCGAGGAGATCGCCCAGAAGAAGCGCAACAAGGAAAATGCAGATGAGGCCATCCAGGCCATGCGCCAGGTCGGGGAGGACATCAAGGACATCGATGCACGTCTCAATGCCGTCAAAACGGATTTCGAAGACAGGATGAGCCGTGTGCCGAACCTGATACATGATGATGTGCCTGAAGGTGCGGACGATACGGAGAATGTTGAAATACGCAGGACGGGGGACCCGCGCCAGTTCGATTTTGAACCGAAGGCCCACTGGGACATCCTTGAGGATCTGGAGCTTGCCGATTTCGAACGGGCAGCGAAAGTATCCGGTGCCCGCTTCGTCTACCATACCGGTGACGGCGCCCGCCTGGAACGCGCCCTGATGAACTTCATGCTCGATGTGCACAATAAAAATGGCTACAGGGAGATGATGACGCCGCAGATCGTCCGTGCCGAAGCGATGTATTCCACAGGCCAGCTGCCGAAGTTCGAAGAGGACCTCTTCAAGATCGATGGCATGGAGATGTACACGATCCCGACTTCAGAAGTCACCCTGACGAACTTCTATAAGGACGAGACGCTGGAAGATGCACAGCTGCCGGTGAAATTCACTGCCCAGACTGCCTGCTTCAGAAGCGAAGCCGGTTCCGCTGGAAGGGATACACGCGGCCTGATCCGCCTCCACCAGTTCAATAAAGTGGAGATGGTGCGTGTGGAGCGCCCGGAAGATTCCTGGGAGGCGCTCGAAGAGATGACCACCCATGCTGAAAACATATTGAATCTGCTCGAGATACCGCACCGTACAGTGCTGCTGTGTACAGGGGATATCGGTTTTGGCTCTTCCAAGACGTATGATGTGGAAGTATGGCTGCCGAGCTATGACGACTATAAGGAAATCAGCTCAGTCTCCAACATGACGGATTTCCAGGCCCGTCGCGGCAACATCAAATTCAAACGTGAAAAAGGGGCAAAGCCCGAGTTCCTGCACACGCTGAACGGCAGTGGACTTGCTGTCGGCCGGACGATGGCCGCCCTGCTTGAAAACTATCAGAACGCAGACGGCTCAGTGACAATCCCTGAAGTGCTCAGACCGTATATGAGTGGTCAGGAAAAGCTTGAAGCGTTATAA
- a CDS encoding DUF2232 domain-containing protein has protein sequence MDKKVSMLQLMLVLLVVFLFITLTDISLIFGAVLLPFAVYFLVDLKHRSNYHFWLTFISFLIPAVLLLAPDAWLWFVVLYIVTAVVHGTLKKEVSQELTIFYVTSALMLGIIGGLNLLQGLGFIQPLSNIYLDFRNWYMEQIEMYGTLASSTFDADLMRASMDQIFINLPAYVTVISFMLALYTVLMQRVLLKSSSIKLWNYRSFKDWAFPRFILYLFLILFIVSFLTTEGTATQSTIGNVLLVLEWALYLHGLSFSYFFFREKNLNMVLSILLLIPLAILRPLTLLIGIFEMIFRLRTLLLMKRK, from the coding sequence TTGGATAAAAAAGTATCAATGCTTCAACTGATGCTCGTATTGCTTGTGGTGTTCCTCTTCATCACACTTACCGACATCAGCCTGATTTTCGGTGCGGTATTGCTGCCGTTCGCCGTGTATTTCCTTGTCGACCTGAAACACCGGTCGAATTATCATTTCTGGCTGACGTTCATCAGTTTCCTCATACCTGCAGTCCTGCTCCTGGCACCGGATGCATGGCTATGGTTTGTGGTATTATATATAGTGACTGCAGTAGTGCATGGCACGCTGAAAAAAGAGGTGTCGCAGGAGCTCACGATCTTCTATGTGACATCTGCACTGATGCTCGGCATCATTGGCGGATTGAACCTGCTGCAGGGGCTCGGATTCATCCAGCCCCTCTCGAACATCTACCTGGACTTCCGCAACTGGTACATGGAACAGATTGAAATGTACGGCACGCTTGCTTCATCCACATTCGATGCTGATCTCATGCGGGCGTCCATGGACCAGATATTCATCAATCTGCCGGCCTATGTCACGGTGATTTCGTTCATGCTTGCGCTCTACACTGTGCTGATGCAGCGTGTGCTGCTCAAATCATCATCAATCAAGCTGTGGAACTATCGTTCATTCAAGGATTGGGCCTTTCCACGCTTCATCCTATATTTATTTTTGATTCTGTTTATAGTATCATTTCTTACAACTGAGGGGACCGCTACCCAATCCACGATAGGCAACGTTCTGTTGGTGCTTGAGTGGGCGCTCTACCTCCACGGTCTCAGCTTCAGCTACTTCTTCTTCAGGGAGAAGAACCTGAATATGGTGCTTTCCATACTCCTGCTGATTCCATTGGCGATACTGAGGCCGCTCACCCTGCTGATCGGCATATTTGAAATGATCTTCAGGCTAAGGACCCTACTACTCATGAAAAGGAAGTGA
- a CDS encoding DHH family phosphoesterase has translation MYNVLDKKMVFIPFAIAAFHILVMNIFVLTNHFRIGLLFLIVSTILMTLLFMYLYRSFGINENRFRQMVVDIAGSKQYAIDELPMGLIILNDDDEIEWMNDYMCNEISRDNMNAPINRLFPNIMTTLKANNISTTESTYNDKYYKIYWDEKHQALHLIDITNQRNRETELEDKQPVLGILFLDNYDEVTQNMSEALKSELNNSITNTLNEWATRHHIYIRRFSQDRFIILLNSRSLKDIESTRFNLLDEVRDRSQELGAQITLSIGIGEGSDDYIEVGELAQSSLDLALGRGGDQVAIKAMNGNARFYGGKTDPMEKRTRVKARVISHALRDILLEGDNVLIMGHKHPDMDSLGSAIGVAKIASMNGIEAHIVLNEEDIDETLQRMMKELHEREDLMEMFVTSEDAWEKMNPKTTVVVVDTHRPSMVLDEVILNKATRKVIIDHHRRSDDFISNPLLVYMEPYASSASELVAELLEYQNKEKKLSRLEATIMLTGIIVDTRNYTLRTGSRTFDAASFLRSNGADPVLAQTFLKDDIDTYIARSDLIKSAEIRDNGIAIVKADQSMTYHPVTVAQAADQLLQIEGVQASFVMAIREDESIGISARSFGEMNVQLVMEALGGGGHLSNAATRVTDKTMDELYDELVDAIEEILYNRSEAE, from the coding sequence ATGTATAATGTGCTGGACAAGAAAATGGTCTTCATACCGTTTGCCATCGCAGCATTTCATATTCTGGTGATGAATATATTTGTGCTGACGAACCATTTCAGGATCGGCCTGCTCTTCCTGATCGTAAGTACCATTCTCATGACACTTCTATTCATGTACCTCTACCGCTCTTTTGGCATCAATGAAAACAGATTCCGCCAGATGGTGGTGGATATTGCGGGAAGCAAGCAGTATGCCATTGATGAATTGCCGATGGGCCTCATCATATTGAATGATGATGATGAAATCGAGTGGATGAACGACTATATGTGCAATGAAATCTCGAGAGATAATATGAATGCACCAATCAACCGTCTTTTCCCGAACATCATGACGACACTGAAGGCGAATAACATCAGTACGACAGAATCGACATATAATGACAAATATTATAAAATCTATTGGGATGAAAAGCACCAGGCGCTTCATCTCATAGATATCACGAACCAGCGGAACCGCGAGACGGAGCTTGAAGACAAGCAGCCCGTCCTCGGCATCCTTTTCCTCGACAACTACGATGAAGTGACGCAGAACATGAGTGAAGCGCTTAAGAGCGAACTCAACAACAGCATCACGAACACGCTCAATGAATGGGCCACCCGTCATCATATATATATCCGCCGATTTTCACAGGACCGCTTCATCATCCTGCTGAATTCGAGGAGCTTGAAGGACATCGAGTCGACACGCTTCAACCTGCTCGATGAAGTGCGGGACCGTTCGCAGGAACTTGGGGCTCAGATCACCCTGAGCATCGGCATCGGGGAAGGCTCCGACGACTATATAGAAGTCGGTGAACTGGCCCAGTCGAGCCTCGACCTCGCGCTTGGCCGCGGCGGCGACCAGGTGGCCATCAAGGCGATGAACGGCAATGCCAGGTTCTACGGCGGAAAGACGGATCCGATGGAGAAGCGTACACGTGTGAAGGCGCGTGTCATCTCGCACGCCCTCCGCGACATCCTGCTGGAAGGGGACAATGTGCTCATCATGGGGCACAAGCATCCGGATATGGATTCTTTGGGCTCGGCCATCGGTGTCGCGAAGATCGCTTCGATGAACGGCATCGAGGCGCACATCGTATTGAATGAGGAAGATATAGATGAAACACTGCAGCGCATGATGAAGGAACTGCATGAACGTGAAGACCTGATGGAGATGTTCGTGACTTCAGAGGACGCTTGGGAGAAGATGAATCCGAAGACTACCGTCGTCGTAGTGGATACCCACCGGCCGAGCATGGTGCTCGACGAAGTCATACTGAACAAGGCGACGCGGAAAGTCATCATCGACCACCACAGGCGTTCCGACGATTTCATATCCAATCCCCTGCTCGTCTACATGGAGCCTTATGCCTCCAGTGCAAGCGAGCTTGTGGCAGAACTGCTTGAGTATCAGAATAAGGAGAAGAAGCTCTCCCGTCTGGAAGCGACGATCATGCTTACAGGCATCATCGTGGATACACGGAACTACACGCTCCGTACGGGATCACGGACATTCGATGCTGCAAGCTTCCTGAGAAGCAATGGGGCCGATCCGGTCCTTGCACAGACCTTCCTGAAGGATGACATCGATACGTACATTGCGAGGAGCGACCTGATCAAGTCGGCTGAAATCAGGGATAACGGCATCGCCATCGTCAAGGCCGACCAGTCCATGACCTACCACCCCGTCACCGTCGCCCAGGCGGCCGACCAGCTGCTGCAGATCGAGGGCGTCCAGGCCTCCTTCGTGATGGCCATACGGGAAGACGAATCCATCGGCATTTCTGCGCGCTCATTCGGTGAGATGAATGTACAGCTTGTGATGGAAGCCCTCGGCGGGGGCGGCCACCTCTCCAATGCAGCGACGCGTGTAACTGACAAGACAATGGATGAGCTCTACGATGAGCTCGTCGATGCGATAGAAGAAATACTTTATAACAGGAGTGAAGCGGAATGA
- the rplI gene encoding 50S ribosomal protein L9 yields MKVIFLSDVKNKGKKGEVKEVATGYAQNFLLKKGLAEEATPGNLKKLKEQQDQEAEKAQQELEEAKALKEDLEQKEVEVKTKSGEDGRLFGSISSKQVVEAYEKQHGIKLDKRKIDMSQPLKSLGYHKMNVKLHPEVHAEIKVHVIEQ; encoded by the coding sequence ATGAAGGTAATTTTTCTGAGTGACGTCAAGAATAAAGGCAAAAAAGGCGAAGTGAAGGAAGTCGCTACAGGCTATGCACAGAATTTCCTGCTCAAGAAGGGGCTCGCAGAAGAAGCGACACCGGGAAACCTGAAGAAGCTCAAGGAACAGCAGGACCAAGAAGCGGAAAAGGCCCAGCAGGAGCTGGAAGAAGCGAAGGCGCTCAAGGAAGATCTGGAGCAGAAGGAAGTCGAAGTCAAGACGAAGTCTGGTGAAGACGGCCGCCTGTTCGGTTCAATCAGTTCAAAACAAGTGGTGGAAGCATATGAGAAGCAGCATGGCATCAAGCTGGATAAGAGGAAGATCGACATGTCCCAGCCATTGAAGAGCCTTGGATATCATAAGATGAACGTGAAGCTTCATCCCGAAGTCCATGCAGAAATCAAGGTGCATGTTATTGAGCAATAG
- the dnaB gene encoding replicative DNA helicase: MPHNMEAEQSVLGAILINPEIFISTAETLEPEDFYRSEHQHIYRAMGILSENHQNIDVVTLINQLKSMEVLNSVGGPRYLAELSNVVPTSRNVSFYVDIVARYALKRKLIQTAEEIANEGFSEEADIEDLLTEAESRIMSISEGRRNEGFKSMKSVVHEVYEQVEARAGQTDTTTGIPTGYRDLDFMTSGFNRNDLIILAARPSMGKTAFALNIAGHVGTSAEKHTVAIFSLEMGADQLVSRMISSQGMIDATKLRQGNLNHDDWDNFTTAIGSLAESKIFIDDAPGIRVNDIRSKCMRLKQEHGLDMVIIDYLQLIQGSSNKRSDNRQQEVSEISRMLKALAREMECPVIALSQLSRSVETRQDKRPMMSDLRESGSIEQDADIVAFLYREDYYVRGDGEEDAEGAQREQDEIEIILAKHRNGPTGTVKLIFNKSYSSFFDQDNRGYDDGYIPPN, translated from the coding sequence ATGCCGCATAACATGGAAGCGGAGCAGTCTGTCCTTGGTGCCATTCTGATCAATCCCGAAATTTTCATTTCTACAGCAGAAACGCTGGAGCCGGAAGATTTCTACCGTTCAGAGCACCAGCACATCTATCGGGCAATGGGCATACTGAGTGAAAATCACCAGAACATCGATGTAGTCACGCTGATCAACCAGCTGAAAAGCATGGAAGTGCTCAATTCAGTCGGCGGCCCCAGATACCTTGCTGAACTCTCCAATGTTGTGCCGACCAGCCGGAACGTCAGTTTCTATGTGGACATCGTAGCCAGATATGCCCTCAAACGGAAGCTCATCCAGACGGCTGAAGAGATTGCGAATGAAGGGTTTTCCGAAGAGGCGGATATCGAAGACCTTCTGACGGAAGCCGAATCAAGGATCATGTCCATCTCGGAAGGACGGCGCAATGAAGGCTTCAAATCGATGAAATCCGTCGTACATGAAGTGTATGAACAGGTCGAGGCACGGGCCGGGCAGACGGATACGACGACCGGTATACCGACAGGCTACCGTGATCTCGACTTCATGACCTCGGGCTTCAACAGGAATGACCTCATCATACTGGCCGCCCGCCCTTCCATGGGTAAGACGGCCTTTGCCCTGAATATTGCAGGGCATGTCGGCACCTCTGCTGAAAAGCATACTGTAGCGATCTTCTCGCTGGAGATGGGGGCCGATCAGCTGGTATCGCGTATGATTTCAAGCCAGGGCATGATCGACGCGACGAAACTGCGTCAGGGGAATCTCAATCATGACGACTGGGACAACTTTACGACGGCGATCGGGAGCCTTGCGGAATCGAAGATATTCATCGATGATGCTCCGGGCATCCGGGTCAACGATATCCGCTCCAAATGCATGCGCCTGAAGCAGGAGCATGGGCTTGATATGGTGATCATCGACTATCTCCAGCTGATCCAGGGGTCGAGCAACAAGCGGAGCGACAACCGCCAGCAGGAAGTTTCCGAAATTTCCCGTATGCTCAAGGCATTGGCACGTGAGATGGAATGCCCGGTCATCGCCCTGAGCCAGCTTTCAAGGAGTGTGGAGACACGCCAGGACAAGCGGCCGATGATGAGTGACCTGCGGGAATCCGGATCGATCGAGCAGGATGCGGACATCGTCGCCTTCCTCTACCGCGAGGACTACTATGTCCGGGGAGATGGCGAAGAGGATGCAGAAGGCGCCCAGAGGGAACAGGACGAGATAGAAATCATCCTGGCCAAGCACAGGAATGGTCCGACGGGGACTGTCAAACTGATATTCAACAAATCCTACAGCAGCTTCTTCGACCAGGACAACAGGGGTTATGACGATGGTTATATCCCACCCAACTAA
- a CDS encoding adenylosuccinate synthase, whose amino-acid sequence MSGTVVVGTQWGDEGKGKITDFLSEDADIIARFSGGNNAGHTIQFGGETYKLHLVPSGIFYDDKISLIGNGVVIDPISIIKELDGLIERGISVDNLRISNRAQVILPYHLLQDELEEEARGDNKIGTTKRGIGPCYVDKVQRIGIRMADLIDESVFRKRLEENLEIKNHMFKALYGREGFTFDEIFDSYRKAAERLAPYVTDTAKVLDDAFQNKQKVLFEGAQGVMLDIDHGTYPFVTSSNPVAGNVTVGCGVGPTSVNSIVGVCKAYTSRVGDGPFPTELFDESGDHIREVGREYGTTTGRARRVGWFDSVVVRHSRRVSGITDLSLNSIDVLSGLDTVKICTAYEIDGKEITEYPATLDALERAKPIFKELPGWKEDITGVKRMEDLPENARNYLEEIERLTGVSVSIFSVGPDRNQTNLLKDFWS is encoded by the coding sequence ATGTCTGGAACAGTAGTAGTCGGAACGCAATGGGGCGACGAAGGAAAAGGTAAGATTACGGACTTCCTGTCAGAAGACGCGGATATCATTGCACGCTTCTCCGGGGGAAATAATGCAGGACACACCATCCAGTTCGGTGGCGAAACATATAAGCTGCATCTCGTACCTTCAGGTATATTCTATGATGACAAGATTTCATTGATCGGCAATGGCGTGGTCATCGATCCGATTTCCATCATCAAGGAGCTTGATGGACTGATCGAGCGTGGCATATCGGTGGACAATCTGAGGATTTCGAACCGAGCACAGGTCATCCTCCCCTACCACCTCCTGCAAGATGAATTGGAAGAGGAAGCCCGTGGGGACAACAAGATCGGTACGACGAAACGCGGCATCGGGCCATGCTATGTGGACAAGGTGCAGCGGATCGGCATCCGGATGGCGGATCTTATAGATGAATCCGTGTTCAGAAAGAGGCTCGAAGAGAACCTTGAGATCAAAAACCATATGTTCAAGGCGCTGTATGGCCGTGAAGGATTCACTTTCGATGAAATCTTCGACAGCTACCGTAAGGCCGCGGAGCGCCTGGCACCTTATGTGACGGATACGGCGAAAGTGCTCGATGACGCCTTCCAGAACAAACAGAAAGTCCTTTTTGAAGGTGCACAGGGCGTCATGCTCGATATCGACCATGGAACGTACCCGTTCGTCACATCCAGCAACCCGGTCGCCGGCAACGTCACAGTCGGCTGCGGCGTCGGCCCGACATCCGTCAACAGCATCGTCGGTGTATGCAAAGCATATACTTCAAGAGTCGGGGACGGTCCATTCCCGACGGAACTGTTCGACGAAAGCGGCGACCACATCAGGGAAGTCGGCCGGGAGTACGGTACGACGACCGGCCGTGCACGTCGTGTGGGCTGGTTCGACAGCGTCGTCGTCCGCCACTCAAGACGTGTGAGCGGCATCACCGACCTGTCCCTCAACTCCATCGACGTATTGAGCGGACTCGATACGGTCAAGATCTGTACAGCCTATGAAATAGACGGCAAGGAAATCACCGAATATCCGGCAACATTGGATGCGCTGGAGCGCGCCAAGCCGATCTTCAAGGAACTGCCCGGCTGGAAGGAAGACATCACAGGCGTGAAACGCATGGAAGACCTTCCGGAAAATGCGCGGAACTACCTTGAAGAGATTGAACGCCTGACAGGCGTCAGCGTCTCCATCTTTTCTGTGGGACCGGACCGTAACCAGACGAATCTGCTGAAAGATTTCTGGAGCTAG
- the yycF gene encoding response regulator YycF: MPKKIVVVDDERPIADILEFNLEKEGYEVHCAYDGNDALEMILEVEPDIVLLDIMLPGMDGMEVCREVRKTHDMPIIMLTAKDSEIDKVLGLELGADDYVTKPFSTRELIARVKANLRRKSDAGTKEKEPENNNIQIKDITIIPDSFAIKKHGKDIELTHREFELFNYLAQHLSQVMTREHLLETVWGYDYFGDVRTVDVTVRRLREKIEADPSHPEYLMTRRGVGYYIQGDE; this comes from the coding sequence ATGCCTAAGAAGATTGTCGTAGTGGATGATGAAAGACCCATAGCGGATATACTGGAATTCAACCTCGAGAAGGAAGGATATGAGGTGCATTGTGCCTATGACGGGAATGATGCACTGGAAATGATACTTGAAGTCGAACCGGATATTGTATTGCTCGACATCATGCTGCCGGGCATGGACGGCATGGAAGTGTGCCGCGAAGTCCGTAAGACGCATGATATGCCCATCATAATGCTTACGGCGAAGGATTCTGAGATAGACAAGGTGCTCGGTCTGGAACTCGGTGCCGATGATTACGTGACGAAACCCTTTTCCACACGTGAACTGATCGCCCGGGTTAAGGCCAACCTGAGAAGGAAGAGCGATGCCGGGACAAAAGAGAAGGAGCCGGAGAACAATAATATCCAGATAAAGGATATCACTATAATCCCCGATTCCTTCGCCATTAAGAAGCATGGAAAGGATATTGAACTCACGCACAGAGAATTCGAGCTGTTCAACTATCTGGCACAGCACCTCTCCCAGGTCATGACCCGGGAGCACCTGCTCGAGACTGTGTGGGGCTATGACTATTTCGGGGATGTCCGGACAGTCGACGTGACTGTAAGACGCCTCAGGGAGAAAATCGAGGCAGATCCCTCCCATCCTGAATACCTCATGACAAGAAGAGGTGTCGGCTATTATATTCAAGGTGACGAATAA